Proteins encoded in a region of the Paramagnetospirillum magneticum AMB-1 genome:
- a CDS encoding acyltransferase: MADPHGFDHLFDDDTNPALRNQILTYRVSETMTDRERARLLNLPEGCRIRERAKILAPENFVCGKNVWIGEGAILDAMGGLEIGDNSQIGSYVMVWSHSSHKQAIRGETGTSRDRIEYKRTKIGSNVHIPGPTVIAPGVTIGNGVMIAPLSFVNEDLPDRAVFSPAREMRRLRTRIDQLEKKLEEILSSRDS; this comes from the coding sequence ATGGCCGACCCACATGGCTTCGATCATCTTTTCGACGACGATACAAATCCGGCGTTGAGAAATCAAATCCTGACCTACCGCGTTTCCGAGACGATGACCGACCGCGAACGAGCCAGATTACTGAACCTTCCCGAGGGTTGCCGCATCCGTGAACGTGCGAAGATTCTTGCACCCGAGAACTTTGTTTGCGGCAAGAACGTGTGGATTGGGGAGGGGGCGATCCTTGACGCCATGGGCGGCCTCGAAATCGGTGATAATTCACAGATCGGCTCGTACGTCATGGTCTGGAGCCACTCCAGCCATAAGCAGGCAATCCGGGGTGAGACGGGAACATCGCGGGACCGTATCGAGTATAAAAGAACGAAAATAGGCAGTAACGTCCATATTCCCGGCCCGACGGTGATCGCTCCGGGCGTCACCATCGGCAATGGCGTGATGATTGCGCCGCTTAGCTTCGTGAACGAGGACCTTCCCGACAGGGCTGTGTTCAGCCCCGCCAGGGAAATGCGCCGCTTGCGCACCAGGATTGACCAGTTGGAAAAGAAGCTGGAAGAAATACTCTCTTCTCGAGACAGCTAG
- a CDS encoding DegT/DnrJ/EryC1/StrS family aminotransferase, translating into MNDTRVVQFSRPMLGPEEAQAAYDAVMSGWVTQGPRVAEFEREFAGATTATHACAVSNCTTALHLALRAVGVGEGDEVITVSYTFLATANAIRYLGAWPVFVDIERGTRNMDPALVEAAITSRTKAILCVHQFGMPCDLAAILAVANRHGLPVIEDAACAAGSEIQIDGQWEPIGKPQGVAACFSFHPRKVLTAGDGGIITSNDAEFDAKVRRWRQHAMSVSDLTRNNSSQVIIETFDEVGYNYRMTDIQAAVARRQLVRLPAIIKARREWAARYVELLSDLPGLEFPVEPSWARSNWQTYNVLLQPGIDRDAVMQSMLEAGVQTRRPTFCCHLEKAHNQRPLRFPLPVSEDVYRRNLGLPLFPHMSVGDQDQVIAALRNSLR; encoded by the coding sequence ATGAACGACACCCGGGTTGTCCAATTCTCCAGACCGATGCTGGGACCGGAAGAGGCGCAGGCCGCCTATGACGCCGTCATGTCTGGCTGGGTGACGCAGGGGCCGCGCGTCGCGGAGTTCGAGCGGGAATTTGCCGGCGCGACCACCGCCACCCATGCGTGCGCCGTCTCCAATTGCACCACGGCGCTGCATCTGGCCCTGCGGGCCGTCGGTGTGGGCGAGGGCGACGAGGTCATCACCGTCAGCTACACCTTCCTGGCCACGGCCAACGCCATCCGCTACCTGGGGGCCTGGCCGGTCTTCGTGGATATCGAGCGGGGAACGCGCAACATGGACCCGGCCTTGGTCGAGGCCGCCATCACGTCGCGCACCAAGGCGATCTTATGCGTACACCAGTTCGGCATGCCCTGTGATCTGGCTGCCATCCTGGCGGTGGCCAATCGACACGGCCTGCCGGTAATCGAAGACGCCGCCTGCGCCGCCGGGTCCGAGATTCAGATCGATGGCCAGTGGGAGCCTATCGGCAAGCCGCAAGGTGTCGCCGCATGCTTTTCGTTTCATCCGCGCAAGGTGCTGACCGCCGGTGACGGCGGCATCATTACCAGCAACGATGCCGAGTTCGACGCCAAGGTCCGCCGTTGGCGCCAGCACGCCATGAGCGTGTCGGACCTTACCCGCAATAATTCCAGCCAAGTGATCATCGAGACCTTCGATGAGGTGGGCTATAATTATCGCATGACGGATATCCAGGCTGCCGTGGCGAGGCGCCAGCTTGTTCGTCTGCCTGCCATCATCAAGGCCCGCCGGGAGTGGGCGGCTCGCTACGTGGAGCTTCTGTCCGACCTGCCCGGCCTGGAATTCCCCGTCGAGCCGTCCTGGGCACGCAGCAACTGGCAGACCTATAATGTGCTGCTGCAGCCTGGCATCGATCGTGATGCCGTCATGCAGTCCATGCTGGAGGCAGGTGTTCAGACCCGTCGTCCAACCTTCTGCTGTCATTTGGAAAAGGCCCACAACCAACGGCCGTTACGGTTTCCTCTGCCGGTATCCGAGGATGTCTACCGCCGAAATCTCGGATTGCCGCTGTTTCCCCACATGTCCGTCGGCGATCAGGATCAGGTGATCGCCGCATTGCGCAACTCGCTGCGATAG